The Prosthecobacter fusiformis genomic sequence TAGCGATGTGTGGAAATATTGGGATGAGAAACGCGCGGGAAATCTGAGCTGGGAACAGTGGTGCGAGATCGAGGACGGCATCGCCCGCAGCCCGGGTCACTGCATGACGATGGGCACGGCCTCCACGATGACGGCGCTGGCGGAAACACTGGGGCTGGTGATTCCAGGAGCCTCGTCAGTTCCGGCAGTGGATGCGGCGCATGTGCGGCTGGCGGCAGTGGCGGGGCGGCAGATCGTGGAGAATGCGTGGAATGACCTGCGGCCTTCGAAGATTGTCACGGAGCGCTCATTTGAAAATGCGATCGCGGTGGACATGGCGCTGGGAGGCAGCACGAATGCGATCGTCCACCTGGTGGCGATGGCGGGCCGTCTGGGCATCAAGCTGCCTTTGGAAAAGTTTGACGAGATCAGCCGACGCATCCCGCTGCTGGCGAACATGCGTCCTGCGGGCAAGTACCTGATGGACGAGTTCTTTGTGGCAGGCGGTCTGCGGGCGCTGCTGAATGGCATGCGCGAGCTGCTGCATACGGAAGAGCTGACCATCACTGGCAAGACGCTGGGTGAGAATGTGGAGGGCTGCGAGATCTACCAGCCAGACGTGATCCGCACCCCGGCGGACCCGATCCAGCCGGATGGCGGCACTGCGATCCTGCGTGGCAATCTTTGCCCGGACGGTGCGGTGATCAAACATGCGGCGGCGACACCGGAACTGTGCCAGCACACGGGTCCTGCGCTGGTCTTTGACAGCTATCCGGACATGAAGGCCCAGATTGACAATATGGACCTGGATGTGACCAAAGACACCGTTTTGATCCTGCGCAATGCGGGGCCAGTGGGTGCACCGGGGATGCCGGAATGGGGGCAGCTACCGATCCCGAAGAAGCTGATCATGCAGGGCATCCGCGACATGGTGCGCCTGTCCGACTGCCGCATGAGCGGGACGAGCTATGGGGCCTGCGCCCTGCACATCGCCCCAGAGAGCGCAGTGGGCGGTCCACTGGCGCTGGTGAAAAATGGCGATCTCATCGAGCTGGATGTGCCTAACCGGAAGTTGCACCTGCACGTGAGTGATGAGGAGCTGGCGAAGCGTAAGGCCGAGTGGAAACCGGCGGCTCCGCGTTATCATCGCGGGTATGCGAAGCTGTTTGTGGATCATGTCACCCAAGCGAATGAAGGCGCGGATTTTGACTTCCTGCAGCATCATCCGGAAGGTGTGCCGGAGCCGGAGATTTATTGAGATCAGAATGATGGAAGTGACAAACCCAGGGGTGACAGACCTGGGCAGAGGGTTATCGTGAAAGCATGCCGAAAGTCCCCCCCGCTATCCTTTTGCTCGTCCTTGTCGTGATAGGGGCAGTAGTGGGACTATTTGTTTCAAATCAACCGGCCCAGTCCACTATCGAGGCAGGTAAGGTAGATATTCAGCCAGTCGTGAATGGGCTGCCCCTGACGGAACAGGAAGACCTGCCCGCACAGATTACTTTGCTGGAAGGCCAGGTGGAGTACCTCCAGGGGCAGGTGAATGCGCTGCAGGAGGAGAATGCACTACTGATCCAGAAGCTGGGCACGCTGGGCATGAAGGGTATCCCGAAGATGGACCCAGCCACGGCCACGGATACAGAAGATGATCCGCCTGACTTCGTGGGCATGGGGATCGAGCTGATGAAATTTCGCCAGATCCAAGCCCTGCCAACACCGACGGTGGGGGCGACCCTGGCGGAGGTGGAGGCAGCCATCCTGACCTGGATGCGCAAGCAGCAGCCGGAGGATGAGGGGCCACGCTTTGCCCTGGCACTGACGGCACTGGGGTGGATCGATAAACCGGTGGACCCGCTTCCCGTGCGGGCTGCACTGTGGGCACGGCAGCTCGGTGGATGGTATAACCAAGAGAGTGGTACGCTGCTGATCATGGAGGATAATCCTGAACCCGGAAAACCTGCGCCGGACCGGCCCCTGGCGATCACTTTTGGGCAACTCTTGCGGGAATACGGCAGCACACTTTTTCCTGAAGAACGTACCAGTCCGCTGACCACGGATGAAAGACTGGCGCGGGAATCCCTGCTGGCGGGGGATGCGGGACTGACACGATTTTTATACAGCCTGCAAAATCCTGACGCCGCCCCGAAGAGTGACCTGCCTGCGGAGGACCCAGACCATCCGCTGAACGAGGTGCAGGCACCCGCGTTCCTGCGTGAGCTGGCGATGTTTCCCTTCCGCCCAGGTTTTGAATTTGCGCAGACGCTGCACAGCGCGGGGAACTTTGCCCAGCTGAATGCGGCCTATTCGCGTCCACCTCGGGACTGTGCAGAGATCATCGAGGCGGAGCGTTATCTAGACAATACGGCACTGCCACCCAGCCGCCCGGAGTTTCCGAATGTGAAGGTGGGTGAGAGTGAACCCTACTGGGACGACAGCCTGGGCCGGTTTGCCATCTTCAATGCGCTGCGCACTTACAACAGTGATGAGGAAGCGGGGCAGGCGGCGCGCGGGTGGCAGTCGGATCGTTTGTTAGCCTATGCGGCACCTGATCAGCCACGTGATCATGCGGCCTGGCAGACACAATGGCTGACGCCTGAGCACGCGACGGCGTTTTTCAAAGCCATGCGCAACTGCCTGCTCCAGCGCTATGATGTGGAGGCGAAAACGGATAGTGCTGATGTGGTAAGCCTAGAAGCAGGCGGGCGGTACATCCTGCTGCTGCGCAACCGCAACGGGCAGGGGGTGCTGCTGGTGGATGCAGCCACGGCCGAGTTCGCTCAGGGCTTGCGCTCGACGCTGGACTCTGTATCCAAAGGCGCTCAATGATCGCTAAACAAGTGCTCTATACTGGCCGTGTACAAGGGGTCGGCTTCCGATATTCCACCAAACAGATTGCCTCGGGTTACGAGGTAACGGGTTCGGTGAAGAATCTGCCGGATGGGCGTGTGCAGTTACAAGCGATGTCTTACGATGTGGAGGAACTGGATGCTTTTCTGGCGGCGATTGACGAGAGCAATCTGGGATCTCTGATCAAAGAGCGGGAGGTCTCAGTGATCCCGGTTCTGGTGGGACAGCGGAGCTTTGTGATCGAGAAGTGAAGGGGACTTTTCTATTCTTGCGAAGTTTCCTCGATATCCAATGACGAAGGCCGGACCGCAGGCGGTGCCTCAATGAATTTCAGGGGTAGAAGCACCTCAAAACGGCTGCCTTCGCCCAAGGTGGATACAACTCGGAGCTCTCCGCGCAGAAGCTCAACCAGACGGCAAGAAATGGCCAGCCCCAGACCGACTCCACGGGCTTGTGAGGTGCTTTTGGCACGGTAGAACTCTGAAAAGATCTCCTTTTGATCTTCTTTGGAAATGCCTGAACCGGTGTCTGAGACAGACAGGCTCCAGCGGTCCTCCTCGATAGGATGAAAGGAGAGCCTGATTTCACCTTTGGCGGTGTATTTGATGGCATTGGAAAGGAGATTGATCACCACCTGCTCGATCTTCCTTTCATCCCCATGGACGGTCTCTAGTTCAGGGGCGCACTCAGCATGAAAAGTGAGACCTTTGGCCTCGGCCATGGGTCGATAAACAGCCTGCACATGCCTGAGCAATCCGGCGGGCCTGAAAGCCGCTGGCCGCACCACCTGCTGGCCATTGACCAGGGCGGAAAGATCCAGAAGATCATCCAGCAATTCCCTCATGTGGCTGACGCTGCGGGAGAGCGTCACCTGCATTTCTTGAACGGGCTCAGAAGGCTCATCGTCGATTAATTCGGCAGCCAGGCTGAGGCCGTTCAGCAGGTTGCGCAGCTCATGCGACATATTGTGAAGCAGGCGGGCTCTGGAGGCGCTGGCGTGAACCAGATTCCGCTGCTGTTCATGGATGAACTGCTGGGTAGAGCTCCAGCCCAGTTCATCGAGCAACTCATGAATACGCTCTGTCATCAGCAGCCGTACCTCGGGCGAGAGCGGGCCATGCTGCTCTTCAATGTGGAAGATATGACGGATCATCACCGTGCGGAAGAGGGTGAGCTCCCGGACAACTTCTTCCAGCTTATAACCTTGCTCCCAGCGGTAGCTGCCATGCTTGCGGGCATCTTCAGTAATGACCTCTGTATTGTCTCCGCTTTCACAGCGGAGAAGCTCTGCCACGGAATCCAGAAGCTGGGGAAGATGGTCTTCCAGGCCGGATCTGGAAATGTATTCAGATGCCTGGATGCTATGGTCTTCATGCACGGCCTGGATCCAGTCGTTCATGATGGCCTTCTTCGAATGCGATAAGGTCTGCGAGAGCTTTAGAAGGAGGGCACGGTCAGCTTGAGTCACGATAGCATAGTCGCACGCCCTCGCCCAACTACTAGCAAGATCGTCTTATCGTGCCGAATGCATCCTCAAGGCTTCATTGGGTAAGGGGCGCTGAATTGATGCTCAGCCCGTTCTTTCACATGAAGAGTACTTTCGGTGAGTTCATGGAGCGTCGTATCGTAGGTAATCACCTGGACGCGGTCTTCAGCGGGCAGGAAGCGATAAAGTCGCATGGGGCCGGAGGAGGTATAATCTGAAAGAAAGGCGTGAACCGTATTGCCGTGGTCGCCCACAGTATCCAGCTTGAGGGCGGTGCAGCGGCTCTGATCACCGCAGAAGATGAAGCCCAGGTTCGCATGCTTGCGATAAAGTTTTTCCCACATCTGCTGAGCTGTGTTGCCACGGCTGCCATGGTTTTTCGTCCAGTTCATACGGCCCTTGGGATCTTTAACGAAGCCTTCTTCGGTCTTGGGATGCTCCAGCACGCCCAGGTCCATGTGCGTGGTGATGATGGCACGGCGGGTGGCATACTGAGTCAGCAACGCATCCGCCCAGGCCAGTACATCATCCGGCGCATTGCACTCGAGGCTGATGTGGATGAAGTCCATGCCGCCGGCGCTGAAAAGCTGATGGCTGTTGGCATTGTTGCCGGAGAATTCAGGTGTGGGCCGGGCTGGCTCAAAGGGACCGCCATACCAAGCGAAGTCACGGAAGCGTTCGGCACCGAAGTATTTCTGAAAGAGGGATGAATCACCACTGCCTTTCATGTCATGATTACCCACCGTGACGCTGTAGGGGATGACCCCGTGCAACCGGTCCATGCAGCGGCGGGCGACCTCCCATTCCTGGGGATTGCTGCGGTCCACAATGTCCCCGACATGGGAGACGAAGACGATGTTCTGCTTTTGGATGTTGGCGGTGATCCAGTTCACGTGATTTTCGAACACCGCATTGGTGACGACAGGGTCTGTACTATCGGGTGTCTTTTTGGTCCCTTTGCCGATATACCACTGGGTGTCTGGGATGACGGCAATGGTGAAGCTGTCTTTGGGGGCGGCATCGAGATCGGCAGCAGAGGCCGATGGCACGAAGGTCATCAGTGTGGCAAAAACTGGCAGAAGCAGATAGCGTGCGAGGGAAGAAAGGACGGGAAACATACGTGGTGAAGACTGTACGTGAGCGGAGAGATGATCTTTTTAAGCTTCCGTTTTCCCCCAACTCTGTAACTCTAAGTCCATGAACACCCGTATCGAAAAAGACAGCCTGGGTGAGATGCCCGTGCCTGCGGAGGCCCTCTATGGAGCCTCCACCCAGCGTGCCGTCTTAAACTTTCCTGTCAGTGGGCAGCCGGTGCCTTATCCCATCATCCATGCGTATGGACTAATCAAATGGGCGGCGGCACGGGTGCACCAGGACCTGGGTCTGCTGGCAGAAGACAAGGCTGCACTCATCGAAGAAGCAGCCCTCGAGGTGGCCGCAGGAAAGCTAGATGACCACTTCGTTGTGGACATCTATCAGACGGGCTCAGGCACGAGCACCAATATGAATGTGAATGAGGTCATCGCCAACCGTGCCTGTCAGATCGCGGGCAGAGCTATCGGTTCCAAGGACCCTGTGCACCCGAATGACCACGTGAACATGGGGCAGTCCTCCAATGACACCTTTCCCACCGCCATTCATCTGGCCGTGGCGCAGGAGCTGCAAAATGGTCTGCTGCCTGTTTTGAAAAACCTCCAGTTAGGCCTGGCGCAGAAGGCTGAGGAATTTTGGGAGGTGCTCAAAATCGGACGCACTCATCTGATGGATGCCACTCCCGTACGGCTGGGCCAGGAATTTAAAGGTTATGCCCGGCAGATGGAGCATGGGGTGGACCGGGTACACAAGGCGCTGAAGACCCTTGCGGAGCTGCCGCTAGGCGGGACCGCTGTCGGCACCGGGTTGAATTGTCATCCGGAGTTTGCCATCCGGGCCATCGCCTTGCTCACGGATAAAACGGGGCTGCCTTTCCGCGAGGCGGGGGACCACTTCGAGGCCCAGGCTGCCAAGGATGCCCTGGTGGAGGTGAGCGGCCAGCTCAAGGTCATCGCGACGAGCCTCTTCAAAATCGCCAATGACATCCGCTGGTTAGGCTCAGGGCCGCAGTGCGCGATTGGGGAGATCAGCCTGCCTGCCACGCAGCCGGGCAGCAGCATCATGCCGGGGAAGGTGAACCCGGTCATGTGCGAAAGCCTGATGCAGGTCTGCGCTCGCGTCTTTGGCAATGATGCAACCGTGACGTGGTGCGCGGCGAGCGGCAACTTTGAACTCAATGTCATGATGCCAGCGCTGGCTGCGGCCTTGCTGGAAAGCATCACGCTGATGGCGAATGCGGGGCGTCTTTTCCAGGAGCGTTGCATCCAGGGCATTGAGGCGCGGACGCAGCGATGCAACGAGATGATCGAGCAAAGCCTGGCGCTGGTGACAGGGCTGAATTCAAAAATTGGTTATGACAAGGCCAGCGTGATCGCCAAAGAAAGCGCACGGACAGGCACCCCCGTGAGGCAGCTTTGCCTGCAGCGGCTGGCAGAACTGGGCATCACGGA encodes the following:
- the araD gene encoding L-arabinonate dehydratase produces the protein MSTPSQSHHSESDEYCTRKTPEELRSWRWYGRDELRSFGHRSRAKQSGWGAEDYVGKPVIGILNTWSEQNSCHMHLKLTADAVRRGILQAGGHPMEIPVLSAGEMLTKPTAMFHRNLLAMEAEEVLRGNPLDGAVLLGGCDKSTPGLLMGAFSMDIPVIYMPCGPMIKGNWRGETLGSGSDVWKYWDEKRAGNLSWEQWCEIEDGIARSPGHCMTMGTASTMTALAETLGLVIPGASSVPAVDAAHVRLAAVAGRQIVENAWNDLRPSKIVTERSFENAIAVDMALGGSTNAIVHLVAMAGRLGIKLPLEKFDEISRRIPLLANMRPAGKYLMDEFFVAGGLRALLNGMRELLHTEELTITGKTLGENVEGCEIYQPDVIRTPADPIQPDGGTAILRGNLCPDGAVIKHAAATPELCQHTGPALVFDSYPDMKAQIDNMDLDVTKDTVLILRNAGPVGAPGMPEWGQLPIPKKLIMQGIRDMVRLSDCRMSGTSYGACALHIAPESAVGGPLALVKNGDLIELDVPNRKLHLHVSDEELAKRKAEWKPAAPRYHRGYAKLFVDHVTQANEGADFDFLQHHPEGVPEPEIY
- a CDS encoding acylphosphatase, giving the protein MIAKQVLYTGRVQGVGFRYSTKQIASGYEVTGSVKNLPDGRVQLQAMSYDVEELDAFLAAIDESNLGSLIKEREVSVIPVLVGQRSFVIEK
- a CDS encoding sensor histidine kinase produces the protein MTQADRALLLKLSQTLSHSKKAIMNDWIQAVHEDHSIQASEYISRSGLEDHLPQLLDSVAELLRCESGDNTEVITEDARKHGSYRWEQGYKLEEVVRELTLFRTVMIRHIFHIEEQHGPLSPEVRLLMTERIHELLDELGWSSTQQFIHEQQRNLVHASASRARLLHNMSHELRNLLNGLSLAAELIDDEPSEPVQEMQVTLSRSVSHMRELLDDLLDLSALVNGQQVVRPAAFRPAGLLRHVQAVYRPMAEAKGLTFHAECAPELETVHGDERKIEQVVINLLSNAIKYTAKGEIRLSFHPIEEDRWSLSVSDTGSGISKEDQKEIFSEFYRAKSTSQARGVGLGLAISCRLVELLRGELRVVSTLGEGSRFEVLLPLKFIEAPPAVRPSSLDIEETSQE
- a CDS encoding metallophosphoesterase; translation: MFPVLSSLARYLLLPVFATLMTFVPSASAADLDAAPKDSFTIAVIPDTQWYIGKGTKKTPDSTDPVVTNAVFENHVNWITANIQKQNIVFVSHVGDIVDRSNPQEWEVARRCMDRLHGVIPYSVTVGNHDMKGSGDSSLFQKYFGAERFRDFAWYGGPFEPARPTPEFSGNNANSHQLFSAGGMDFIHISLECNAPDDVLAWADALLTQYATRRAIITTHMDLGVLEHPKTEEGFVKDPKGRMNWTKNHGSRGNTAQQMWEKLYRKHANLGFIFCGDQSRCTALKLDTVGDHGNTVHAFLSDYTSSGPMRLYRFLPAEDRVQVITYDTTLHELTESTLHVKERAEHQFSAPYPMKP
- a CDS encoding class II fumarate hydratase, with amino-acid sequence MNTRIEKDSLGEMPVPAEALYGASTQRAVLNFPVSGQPVPYPIIHAYGLIKWAAARVHQDLGLLAEDKAALIEEAALEVAAGKLDDHFVVDIYQTGSGTSTNMNVNEVIANRACQIAGRAIGSKDPVHPNDHVNMGQSSNDTFPTAIHLAVAQELQNGLLPVLKNLQLGLAQKAEEFWEVLKIGRTHLMDATPVRLGQEFKGYARQMEHGVDRVHKALKTLAELPLGGTAVGTGLNCHPEFAIRAIALLTDKTGLPFREAGDHFEAQAAKDALVEVSGQLKVIATSLFKIANDIRWLGSGPQCAIGEISLPATQPGSSIMPGKVNPVMCESLMQVCARVFGNDATVTWCAASGNFELNVMMPALAAALLESITLMANAGRLFQERCIQGIEARTQRCNEMIEQSLALVTGLNSKIGYDKASVIAKESARTGTPVRQLCLQRLAELGITEEELNEALDPARMCAPDAAMVGAGGG